The genomic region GGTGGAGTAAAGGTGCTGGGAGAAGCGCTTTTCACTAAATACCTCCTACCTTTCGAGATTGCATCACTGTTACTGCTTGTGGCTCTAATCGGTACAGTGTATCTGGCCAAGCGAAAGGTTTAATGATTGTACCTCTGGAACATGTCATTGCCTTGAGCCTGGCGATTTTTTCAGCGGGTGTTGCAGGAGTTCTTTTCCGCCGCAATGTTATCACGATCTTCATGTCCATCGAGCTGATGCTCAACGCTGTCAACTTGGCTCTAGTAGGTTTCTCAAGGTATTACAACAGTGTGGATGGGCAGGTCTTTGTCTTTCTTGTCATGACCCTTGCCGCAGCCGAAGTAGCGGTTGGCTTGGCGATAATTATTGCTCTTTACCGAAATCGCCAGACGGTGAATATTGATGAAATCAATTTGATGAAAAATTAACCTATACTGATGGAAACGATTGTATCCATAAAACCTTTAATGGCGGTCCTGGTATCTGCTGTAGGAGCATTGTTCATCATTTTTTTGGGGAAAAAACCGAACATCAGAGAATTCTGGTCTATAATCGCGGGAGTAATAAAACTGTTTATTGTACTCTCCATGATTCCGGATGTGGTTTACGATAAAAAGGTAATTTCATATTCACTGTTCACTCTCCTGCCCGGCATAGAAATTAGTTTCAGGGTTGATGCTTTTGGGCTTTTGTTTGCAATGGGCGCCTCGTTACTCTGGATTGCCACGTCCATTTATTCTATCGGCTATATGCGATCTACGAATGAGGGCTCTCAGACACGTTATTTCGCCTGTTTCGCAGTAGCACTTTCCTCTACAATCGGTGTGGCATTTTCAGCAAACCTGTTTACCATGTTCCTCTTCTATGAAGGATTGACTATTATTACTTACCCACTTGTTGCTCACAAGGGCACAGCCGAGGCAATAAGCGGAGCGAGGAAATATGCCATATATCTGTTGGGTGCTGCTAAGGCTTTTTTAGTTGCGGCCATAATCCTTACTTATAATCTTACAGGTACACTTGAGTTTTCAAAAGCTGGAATCTTTCCAACAGATATTCAATTAGTCCATCCTGAACTTCTTTATGTGATTTTCGTGCTTTTCCTTTTTGGTTTTGCCAAGTGTGCAATTATGCCCTTTCATGGCTGGCTACCAGCGGCCATGGTGGCTCCCACTCCGGTCAGCGCACTGCTTCATGCCGTTGCTGTGGTCAAGACGGGGGTTTTTACTGTCCTCCGCGTCATATTCTTTGTTTTCGGTGCTGATCTCATGATGGATATTGGTGTGGATGTATTCGTTATAACATTTGCTTCATTTACCATCATCACCGCATCTCTTCTTGCCCTGAGCAGGGATAACCTTAAGGCACGTCTTGCATTTTCAACCATAAGCCAGCTTTCATATATTATTCTGGGTGCGGCGCTGCTTACACCCAGCGCTATGATAGGTGGAATAATACATATCACAAATCATGCCTTTTCAAAAATCACTCTCTTTTTTTGTGCTGGCTCAATATATGTCTCATCACATAAGACTGAAGTCAGTCAGTTAAACGGGATAGGAAAAAGAATGCCCTGGACTATGGCTGCCTTTACCATTGCTACTTTGAGTATGATAGGGGTTCCGCCTGTATCTGGGTTTGTAACCAAATGGTATCTTGTAATAGGTGCTATGGAGAGTCACAGTTTAGCGGTTCTCACTGTGCTGCTGGCAAGTTCGTTTCTCAATGCTGCATACTTTGCACCGATTGTGTATAAAGCATTCTTTAAAATGGAAGATTCAGAAGCTGTGAATCATAATCACGAACACGAGGAAGTAAAAGAAAACCCGCTTCTGGTGGTTCCTCTCTGTCTAACTGCAATAGTAAGTGTTGTATTGGGCCTATACCCTGACTTTATAGTGCGAATAGCTAAAATAGTAATCTGATGAAATTGTTAGAGATCGTAGAGGTACTTCGAACAAAAAAGGTAAAACGAATCGCTTATGGTGTGCTCATTTTACTCATCATAGTTGATTTTATTATTCCACGCCACGAAGTGCATTTTTTTGGAGACGAAATCCACGGGTTTTGGTCTTTATTTGGCTTTATCGCATGCGTGCTGATTATTGTAGTATCTAAATGGATAGGTCGTCTTGGGCTTATGCAGCATGAGAATTATTATGATGAGGGTGATGTTTAGTTTGGAATTCGTACATCCATCAGCATTTTATCTTTTAGGAGGACTTTTCATACCCTTGTTCAAAGGAAGAATAAGGCAAGGCTATATGCTGTTGATTGCTATCTCAGCCTTTATTGCCACTGTGCAAATGCCTTATGGTGCTTACGGTATTTATGAGTTCCTAAGCTGGGAGTTGACTTTCTGTAATGTTGATAAGCTGAGCAAAGTCTTCGCCTATATATTCACTATCATGGGAGTGATAGGGGTAATCTATTCTATCCATGTGAAGAACGACGGTGAACAGCTTGCTGCGTTTTACTATGTTGGAGGTTCACTTGGTGTGATCCTTGCGGGTGATTTCCTCAGTTTGTTCCTATTCTGGGAAATGATGGCTTTTTCATCGGTTTTTCTAGTATGGTATAGGAAATCAAACTCTTCCATCAAAACTGGTTTCAGATATCTTTTATGGCATGTTGCTGGTGGCTTGATATTGTTTGCTGGTATAATACTTCAATACTCTCTAAGTGGTGATTTGACTGTACAGTATTCGCCATTTCATGGTTGGTGGCCAGCAGATCTCCAGAGCCTGGCTTCATTTCTCATTCTATTAGGACTTATTGTTAATGCGGCTGTTCCTCCGTTTGGAGCTTGGCTTCCTGACGCATATCCAGCGGCTACCGTGACAGGTGCAGTTTTCATGAGCGCTTTCACTACTAAAACCGCAGTTTATGCACTGATTCGAATCAGTGCAGGCTCAGAGATTCTGATTATTCTGGGTGTTGTTATGGCGATTTACGGCGTGGTTTATGCAGTACTCGAGAATGACGCCCGCAGGCTCCTGGCATACCACATTATTAGCCAGGTGGGTTATATGGTAGCCGGTGTTGGTTTGGGAACTCAAATGGCTATAAATGGGGTGGTAGCACATGCCTTCTGTCATATCCTTTACAAGTCTCTTTTGTTTATGGGTACAGGTTCAGTGCTCTACATGACAGGGACAGCCAAATTGACAGAACTCGGAGGTCTCTATAGAACTATGCCGCGGACTATGATCTATACGATAATAGGAGGACTTTCAATATCTGCATTTCCCCTTTTCAGCGGTTTTGTAAGTAAATCCATTACAGTTGCCGCTTTCGGTGAAGCGCATTTGACTTGGGCATTTATGGCACTAATGCTCGCTTCAGCGGGAACGTTTCTTCATACAGGTCTAAAGGTGCCGTATTTCATATGGTTTGGCAAGGACCAGGGTATAAAAGCTAAGGAACCGCCATGGAATATGGAGCTTGCAATGATAATTGGGTCACTTTTTTGTATTGGGCTCGGAGTCTTCTACAAGCCCCTTTATGCTCTACTTCCTTATCCTGTTCATTTCGAACCTTATACCGCATATCATACCTGGGAGACTTTGCAGATACTGCTATTTACACAGCTTGGTTTCTTCCTGCTACTTAAAAAGCTTTGGTGTGAAAATACGATTAGTCTGGATACGGACTGGTTTCCAAGGAAGAGTGCTAGAGCATTAATGTGGTTTACAAATAAACCGTTGGCAAGTATTGAGTACAATTTTATAGGTGAGATTTACGAGTTTATTATTCAAAAGCCCATACTGAGGGTCGCGAAATTCTTTAAGACAATTGATACAGTTGTTATTGATGGATCTTTCAGCGCGATAGGGGATTTTGCCCTCGCATGGAGCAGGAAAATGCAAGATGCTCAAACTGGTCAGGTTCAGCACTATGCTATGCTTATCGTCGCGGGAGTTATAGCTGTAATTATATTTGTAATGGTGATGCCGTAAGAAGGTGAGGGATGGAATCTATTATTCTTAACACTCTAGATTATCCCATACTGACGGTTACAACCTTTCTGCCGTTGGCGGGATCATTCGTTATACTTCTCCTTAGAAGAGAAGCGATTGTTAAGTGGTTTGCTCTTGCTACTACAATTTCAACATTTGTTGTTTCACTGCCTATTTATAAGCATTTTGATAAAGAAACCTATAAGATGCAGTTTGCTGAAATCTATCCATGGATACCTACATGGAATATACACTACAAGGTGGGTGTTGATGGTATCAGCGTGTTATTCATTATGCTTGTAGCAATTCTTAGCATACTCTGTGTCACAGTGTCTTGGAAGGCAATACAGACAAAAACAAAAGAGTTTTTCATATCCCTCTTGATTATGGAAACAGCAATGATTGGGATTTTTATTTCCCTTAATGTTTTTCTTTTTTACCTGTTTTGGGAACTCACACTCATACCGATGTTTTTTCTTATAGGAGTGTGGGGCGGCTCTAAAAGAGTATATGCAGCAATAAAGTTTGTCCTTTTCATGCTGGCTGGCAGCGTTTTCATGTTGGTCGGAATAATAGTACTCTACTATGAGGGTGGAAGGACTTTTGATATGCTGGAACTTTCCAAGGTGATCTACCCCACAGGACTTCAATTATGGTTGTTCCTAGCCTTTTTTGCAGCATTTGCAGTTAAAATGCCCATGTTTCCAATACATACCTGGCTACCAGATGCCCATACAGAAGCGCCCACGGCCGGGAGCGTGATACTTGCGGGTGTTATGCTAAAAATGGGGGCGTACGGTTTTTTAAGGTTTTCTTTGCCCATGTTTCCCCATGCAGTAAAGGTATTATTTATCCCACTGCTTATTCTGTCTGTCACTGCGATAATCTATGGAGCTTATGTCACGTTGATGCAAAAGGATATGAAAAGACTGATAGCTTACTCAAGCGTTAGCCATATGGGATTTGTTACGCTTGGCCTTTTCACTCTTAACCAGACGGGTGTTGAGGGTGGACTACTCCAAATGATAAACCATGGTGTTATCACAGGAGCTCTCTTTCTCTGCATTGGCATGATTTATGAGAGAACCCACACAAGAATGATTGAGGATTACGGTGGGCTTTCGAAAACGGTTCCTATATATATAGTGTTTTTTACGATTTTTACACTAGCCGCAATTGGTCTGCCGGGCATGAACGCATTTGTGGGGGAGTTCCTTATTATAAGTGGGGCGTTCAAGGCAAATATGATAATTGCTGCGTTTTCCATCTTTGGAGTCGTACTAGGTGTTACCTATATGGTATGGTTGTATTATCGGGTTGCTCTTAATGAAATAAACTCCAGCTCACAGTCCCACCTTTTTGACCTTGATTGGAGGGAAATAGCAACCCTCGTGCCCCTCGTAGTGCTTGTATTTCTGATAGGTGTTCAACCGGGCATCCTTTTGAGTTATATGCATGTTTCAGTGGAACATCTGCTTGAGCAGGTACATACTGTTGTTCCTCTTGAAACTTTCAATATTAATCATTCGATTAATTTAGTTGCTGAATATGTTAAGGAAT from Candidatus Neomarinimicrobiota bacterium harbors:
- the nuoK gene encoding NADH-quinone oxidoreductase subunit NuoK, producing MIVPLEHVIALSLAIFSAGVAGVLFRRNVITIFMSIELMLNAVNLALVGFSRYYNSVDGQVFVFLVMTLAAAEVAVGLAIIIALYRNRQTVNIDEINLMKN
- a CDS encoding monovalent cation/H+ antiporter subunit D family protein, with the translated sequence METIVSIKPLMAVLVSAVGALFIIFLGKKPNIREFWSIIAGVIKLFIVLSMIPDVVYDKKVISYSLFTLLPGIEISFRVDAFGLLFAMGASLLWIATSIYSIGYMRSTNEGSQTRYFACFAVALSSTIGVAFSANLFTMFLFYEGLTIITYPLVAHKGTAEAISGARKYAIYLLGAAKAFLVAAIILTYNLTGTLEFSKAGIFPTDIQLVHPELLYVIFVLFLFGFAKCAIMPFHGWLPAAMVAPTPVSALLHAVAVVKTGVFTVLRVIFFVFGADLMMDIGVDVFVITFASFTIITASLLALSRDNLKARLAFSTISQLSYIILGAALLTPSAMIGGIIHITNHAFSKITLFFCAGSIYVSSHKTEVSQLNGIGKRMPWTMAAFTIATLSMIGVPPVSGFVTKWYLVIGAMESHSLAVLTVLLASSFLNAAYFAPIVYKAFFKMEDSEAVNHNHEHEEVKENPLLVVPLCLTAIVSVVLGLYPDFIVRIAKIVI
- a CDS encoding Na(+)/H(+) antiporter subunit D produces the protein MMRVMFSLEFVHPSAFYLLGGLFIPLFKGRIRQGYMLLIAISAFIATVQMPYGAYGIYEFLSWELTFCNVDKLSKVFAYIFTIMGVIGVIYSIHVKNDGEQLAAFYYVGGSLGVILAGDFLSLFLFWEMMAFSSVFLVWYRKSNSSIKTGFRYLLWHVAGGLILFAGIILQYSLSGDLTVQYSPFHGWWPADLQSLASFLILLGLIVNAAVPPFGAWLPDAYPAATVTGAVFMSAFTTKTAVYALIRISAGSEILIILGVVMAIYGVVYAVLENDARRLLAYHIISQVGYMVAGVGLGTQMAINGVVAHAFCHILYKSLLFMGTGSVLYMTGTAKLTELGGLYRTMPRTMIYTIIGGLSISAFPLFSGFVSKSITVAAFGEAHLTWAFMALMLASAGTFLHTGLKVPYFIWFGKDQGIKAKEPPWNMELAMIIGSLFCIGLGVFYKPLYALLPYPVHFEPYTAYHTWETLQILLFTQLGFFLLLKKLWCENTISLDTDWFPRKSARALMWFTNKPLASIEYNFIGEIYEFIIQKPILRVAKFFKTIDTVVIDGSFSAIGDFALAWSRKMQDAQTGQVQHYAMLIVAGVIAVIIFVMVMP
- a CDS encoding NADH-quinone oxidoreductase subunit M, whose translation is MESIILNTLDYPILTVTTFLPLAGSFVILLLRREAIVKWFALATTISTFVVSLPIYKHFDKETYKMQFAEIYPWIPTWNIHYKVGVDGISVLFIMLVAILSILCVTVSWKAIQTKTKEFFISLLIMETAMIGIFISLNVFLFYLFWELTLIPMFFLIGVWGGSKRVYAAIKFVLFMLAGSVFMLVGIIVLYYEGGRTFDMLELSKVIYPTGLQLWLFLAFFAAFAVKMPMFPIHTWLPDAHTEAPTAGSVILAGVMLKMGAYGFLRFSLPMFPHAVKVLFIPLLILSVTAIIYGAYVTLMQKDMKRLIAYSSVSHMGFVTLGLFTLNQTGVEGGLLQMINHGVITGALFLCIGMIYERTHTRMIEDYGGLSKTVPIYIVFFTIFTLAAIGLPGMNAFVGEFLIISGAFKANMIIAAFSIFGVVLGVTYMVWLYYRVALNEINSSSQSHLFDLDWREIATLVPLVVLVFLIGVQPGILLSYMHVSVEHLLEQVHTVVPLETFNINHSINLVAEYVKELLWWV